A single genomic interval of Croceibacter atlanticus HTCC2559 harbors:
- a CDS encoding DUF6787 family protein — MKKLKERWGISSNWQVVVIFIVFGITGSTSAKIAGPIVEFLGITQENTSGWIYWPVRILLIFPVYQVLLIIFGWIFGQFQFFWAFEKKMLRRLGFAKFLD, encoded by the coding sequence ATGAAAAAGCTTAAAGAACGTTGGGGAATTTCTTCTAACTGGCAAGTAGTGGTAATTTTTATAGTGTTTGGCATTACAGGATCTACATCTGCAAAAATTGCTGGTCCTATAGTCGAATTTTTAGGTATTACCCAAGAAAACACTAGCGGTTGGATTTACTGGCCTGTTAGGATTTTGTTAATTTTCCCTGTTTATCAAGTGCTTTTGATTATTTTCGGCTGGATATTTGGTCAATTCCAATTCTTCTGGGCTTTCGAAAAGAAAATGCTTAGACGTCTCGGTTTTGCAAAATTCTTAGATTAA
- a CDS encoding DUF6146 family protein — protein sequence MKKIIPTLLLALLIIACATTNTTDAAHTDKESKTKSLDTVRIANDSLEYEIIIIEPGFQSWLVTQPPRGYYIQKVLENRNLFSVQEYNRRVLDSRYNRTNLYEQQIDYQPGIDYGYEVNYLLFNYFEFFEETYNQKLR from the coding sequence ATGAAAAAGATTATACCAACATTACTGCTTGCATTGTTAATAATAGCTTGTGCAACTACTAACACTACAGATGCAGCTCATACCGATAAAGAATCTAAAACTAAGTCTCTAGATACTGTACGCATTGCTAATGATAGTTTAGAATATGAAATTATAATTATCGAGCCAGGTTTTCAAAGTTGGCTAGTAACACAACCACCTCGCGGTTATTACATACAAAAGGTTTTAGAAAACAGAAATTTGTTTTCTGTTCAGGAATACAATAGGCGTGTATTAGATTCTCGATATAACAGAACTAACCTTTACGAACAACAAATAGATTACCAACCTGGTATAGATTATGGCTATGAAGTAAATTATCTTTTATTTAATTACTTCGAATTTTTTGAAGAAACTTACAATCAGAAACTAAGGTAA
- a CDS encoding DUF937 domain-containing protein produces the protein MASILDLLNTDIGKQLISSASEKTNTSPDRTASVLSSAMPLILGAMKRNAATPDGAASLNSALENNKHDGSLLDNLGGLLSGGGLDDLMSDGGGILGHVLGGKQERVEQTISKTSGVDAGSVGQIIKMAAPIIMGILGSQKRKDNVSQNGLGDLLGSVLGSQSTNDQSLIETLLDADGDGSVIDDVAGMVLGGNKKKGGLGGMLGGLFGK, from the coding sequence ATGGCTTCAATTTTAGATTTATTAAATACAGACATTGGCAAACAACTTATTAGTAGTGCTAGTGAAAAAACCAATACTAGCCCAGACCGTACAGCTTCTGTATTAAGCTCGGCTATGCCTCTAATATTAGGAGCAATGAAAAGGAATGCAGCAACTCCAGATGGTGCAGCAAGCCTAAATAGTGCCTTAGAAAATAATAAACACGATGGTTCTTTATTAGATAACTTAGGTGGTTTATTAAGTGGTGGAGGTCTAGATGATTTAATGAGTGATGGTGGTGGTATTTTAGGTCACGTTTTAGGCGGCAAGCAAGAACGTGTAGAGCAAACCATTAGTAAAACAAGTGGTGTAGATGCTGGTAGTGTAGGCCAAATCATAAAAATGGCTGCACCGATAATTATGGGAATATTAGGAAGCCAAAAGCGTAAGGACAATGTAAGTCAAAACGGTCTTGGAGATTTATTAGGTTCTGTTTTAGGATCGCAAAGTACAAATGATCAATCTTTAATTGAAACGCTTTTAGACGCAGATGGTGATGGTAGTGTTATAGATGATGTTGCCGGAATGGTTCTTGGCGGAAATAAGAAAAAAGGAGGCCTTGGCGGTATGCTTGGTGGCTTATTTGGAAAATAA
- a CDS encoding sensor histidine kinase, protein MKYSPIYIILLLFFTQMSAQENDKDLNNLFNAVTTIEVTPNALQNYFYKITDNYLLTEHRESFTGFFNYVESDLELMNSTVFKDHYYLFKARSYRLSNEFGKAFSSLNNISDKLSGFSKKDSVNYFVMYHLATTELGLFKQSINYAQIINSIDDIPSTREPGMAPDIYFLVSSDLSYNKLGDYKNAIRIAKSKFEKFKELYPKDYYFLFNRANNIGVYYNNYNKPDSALVYFNKAMSYLDYEGFNGSKSTDKYRSFVQGNVAQSYMLMEHYKEAIPLLEDDVEKSLDYFPYNALISSVLLAESHVKLNNVAKAERVLSRFDSISNATERLQNPEFRDKLFAIKAKIAEQKGNHVKAIEILNAQIKFRDSNKAAEKLEEAISLQSAFELEKKEAELLASKVKANEMEVTLNKRNYSIIGGLLLIILLACLLVWYRLNSLKQKAQNKEFKLLTETIAEKNKVINIALQEKDTLLKEIHHRVKNNLQVVSSLLSLQSNNISSTVVREALLDGQARVRSMALVHQRLYETDNYKDIVFNDYIGQLVQNLIATYRVDNKVEYTINSKEIVDIDIAVPLGLIINEVVTNTLKYSEKDVLRLSINFNEKNTNHYKLVISDNALGFNLEEVKKRKTLGLKLIEILVKQLEGNLDIDTSTKSPTTYTIEFPKTDK, encoded by the coding sequence ATGAAATATAGCCCCATTTATATTATCTTATTACTATTCTTTACGCAAATGTCTGCGCAAGAGAATGATAAGGATTTAAACAATTTGTTTAATGCTGTAACAACTATTGAAGTTACACCAAACGCATTACAGAATTATTTTTATAAGATCACAGATAATTACTTACTCACAGAGCACAGAGAATCTTTTACAGGTTTTTTTAATTATGTAGAATCAGATTTAGAATTAATGAACTCTACAGTGTTTAAGGATCACTATTATCTTTTTAAGGCAAGGTCTTATAGGCTCTCTAATGAATTTGGTAAAGCTTTTTCTAGTCTAAATAATATAAGTGATAAGTTATCAGGCTTTTCAAAAAAGGACAGTGTTAACTATTTTGTTATGTACCACCTTGCTACCACAGAGCTTGGGCTGTTTAAACAAAGTATTAACTATGCCCAGATTATTAACTCTATAGATGATATACCATCTACTAGAGAGCCAGGTATGGCACCAGATATATATTTTTTAGTGTCAAGTGATTTATCTTATAACAAGCTAGGTGATTATAAAAATGCTATTCGCATAGCAAAATCTAAGTTCGAAAAGTTTAAGGAGCTGTATCCTAAAGATTATTACTTTCTATTTAATAGGGCTAATAATATAGGTGTTTACTATAATAATTATAACAAGCCAGATAGTGCATTAGTTTATTTTAATAAAGCAATGTCTTATTTGGATTATGAGGGTTTTAATGGTTCTAAGAGTACAGATAAATATAGATCGTTTGTTCAAGGAAATGTAGCGCAGTCTTATATGTTAATGGAGCATTATAAAGAAGCAATCCCATTATTAGAGGACGATGTAGAAAAGTCTCTTGACTATTTTCCCTACAATGCATTAATAAGCTCTGTATTGTTAGCAGAAAGTCATGTTAAACTTAATAATGTAGCAAAAGCCGAACGTGTATTGTCTAGGTTTGATAGTATTTCTAATGCTACAGAACGATTACAAAACCCAGAGTTTAGAGACAAACTATTTGCCATTAAAGCAAAAATTGCAGAACAAAAAGGAAACCATGTAAAAGCCATTGAAATCTTAAATGCTCAAATAAAGTTTAGAGATTCTAACAAAGCTGCAGAAAAACTTGAGGAAGCAATTTCATTACAGTCTGCTTTCGAATTAGAGAAAAAAGAAGCAGAGCTACTTGCCTCTAAAGTAAAAGCTAATGAAATGGAAGTAACCTTAAATAAGCGTAATTATAGTATTATAGGAGGCTTACTTTTAATAATACTTTTAGCCTGCTTACTAGTTTGGTACCGTTTGAATAGTTTGAAGCAAAAAGCTCAAAACAAAGAATTTAAACTACTAACTGAAACTATAGCAGAAAAGAATAAGGTAATTAATATAGCACTTCAGGAAAAGGATACACTTTTAAAGGAAATACATCATCGTGTAAAAAATAACTTGCAAGTGGTTTCCAGTCTTTTAAGTTTACAAAGTAACAATATTAGTAGTACCGTTGTAAGAGAGGCTTTACTAGATGGGCAAGCAAGAGTTAGATCTATGGCGTTGGTACACCAAAGGTTATATGAAACAGATAATTATAAGGATATTGTTTTTAATGACTACATAGGCCAACTTGTGCAAAATTTAATAGCAACTTATAGAGTAGATAATAAAGTAGAATACACTATTAACTCTAAAGAAATAGTAGATATAGATATAGCTGTGCCTCTTGGTTTAATAATTAATGAGGTAGTCACAAATACTTTAAAGTATAGTGAAAAAGATGTGCTAAGGTTGTCTATAAATTTTAACGAAAAGAACACAAATCATTATAAATTAGTAATCTCAGATAATGCCTTAGGATTTAATCTTGAAGAAGTGAAAAAACGAAAGACCTTAGGTCTTAAATTAATAGAAATATTGGTGAAACAGTTAGAAGGAAATCTTGATATAGATACTTCAACTAAATCACCAACAACATATACAATTGAGTTTCCAAAAACTGACAAATGA
- a CDS encoding response regulator — translation MKKNILIVEDELLIAEDIKYNLERLNYNVSGIAIRASEALTILENNSVDLALLDINIKGELDGIELGRKIRSLYPMPIVYLTSNSDKRTVERAVETEPSGYVVKPYNKTDLFTTLTLALHNSDKNEKPQEKQSTQGKGKSVFFKVEGTYTKVLFDNILFFRTAGNYIEIHKIGGVDLVRMTVKELFEHVASGNFLRVHKSYILNRDKITGFNGKEVFIGDRKFPMGGVYKDEVFQVLDVN, via the coding sequence ATGAAAAAAAACATTCTCATAGTAGAAGATGAGCTTTTAATTGCTGAAGATATTAAGTACAATTTAGAGCGTTTAAATTATAACGTATCAGGTATTGCCATAAGAGCTTCAGAAGCACTTACAATACTTGAAAACAATAGTGTAGATTTAGCTTTGCTGGATATTAATATTAAAGGAGAATTAGATGGCATAGAGTTAGGAAGAAAGATTAGATCTCTTTATCCAATGCCAATTGTGTACCTAACATCTAACTCAGACAAACGCACTGTGGAACGTGCTGTTGAAACAGAGCCATCTGGCTATGTGGTTAAACCTTATAACAAAACAGATCTTTTTACAACACTTACGTTAGCTCTTCATAACTCAGATAAAAACGAGAAGCCACAAGAAAAACAATCTACACAAGGTAAAGGTAAGTCTGTGTTTTTTAAAGTAGAAGGTACTTATACAAAAGTATTGTTTGATAATATATTATTTTTTAGAACCGCAGGAAATTACATTGAGATTCATAAAATTGGAGGAGTAGACTTGGTAAGGATGACAGTTAAGGAATTGTTTGAACATGTAGCTTCAGGAAATTTCTTGAGAGTACATAAATCCTATATTTTAAATAGGGATAAAATAACTGGATTTAATGGTAAAGAGGTTTTTATAGGAGATAGGAAGTTTCCTATGGGTGGCGTTTATAAAGATGAAGTCTTTCAAGTGTTAGATGTAAACTAA
- a CDS encoding D-2-hydroxyacid dehydrogenase, whose translation MKILANDGVSQSGVDAMEKAGFEVITTNVAQDQLKDYINKNDISVLLVRSATTVRKELIDACPSLKIIGRGGVGMDNIDVSYAKEKGLHVINTPAASSSSVAELVFAHLYGGVRYLYDSNRAMPLEGDTNFKALKKSYAKGRELRGKTIGIIGFGRIGREVAKIALGIGMKVVASDNYVGEAEIELEFYNHQTIKIPIKTEPVSDLIQHSDFITLHVPAQKDYVIGKEEISKMKEGVGIINAARGGVLDEVALVDALNDGKVSFAALDVFEKEPKPEIQLLMNEKLSLSPHIGAATLEAQDRIGVELAEQIADILQPA comes from the coding sequence ATGAAAATTTTAGCAAATGATGGTGTTTCTCAAAGCGGTGTAGACGCTATGGAAAAAGCTGGTTTTGAAGTTATAACTACTAACGTAGCTCAAGATCAACTTAAAGACTATATAAATAAAAACGACATTTCTGTACTATTGGTAAGAAGTGCCACAACTGTAAGAAAAGAATTAATCGATGCGTGCCCTAGCTTAAAAATAATAGGTCGTGGCGGTGTTGGTATGGATAATATAGATGTTAGCTATGCAAAAGAAAAAGGCTTGCACGTTATTAATACACCTGCAGCATCATCCAGTAGCGTTGCAGAGCTCGTATTTGCTCACCTATATGGTGGCGTTAGATACTTGTACGACTCTAATAGAGCAATGCCACTAGAAGGCGATACAAATTTTAAGGCTTTAAAAAAATCTTATGCTAAAGGAAGAGAACTAAGAGGTAAAACCATAGGTATTATTGGTTTTGGTCGTATTGGTCGTGAGGTAGCTAAGATTGCCTTAGGTATCGGTATGAAAGTAGTAGCAAGTGATAACTATGTAGGTGAAGCAGAAATAGAATTAGAATTTTACAATCACCAAACCATAAAGATTCCTATTAAAACAGAACCCGTTTCAGATTTAATACAGCATTCAGATTTTATAACCTTACACGTTCCTGCTCAAAAGGATTATGTAATTGGTAAAGAAGAAATTTCAAAAATGAAAGAAGGTGTTGGTATTATTAATGCTGCACGTGGTGGTGTATTAGATGAAGTGGCATTGGTTGATGCTCTAAATGATGGAAAAGTATCTTTTGCAGCTTTAGATGTTTTTGAAAAAGAGCCTAAGCCAGAGATACAGTTATTAATGAATGAAAAACTTTCATTAAGTCCTCATATTGGCGCAGCTACTCTAGAAGCGCAAGACAGAATTGGTGTTGAGTTAGCAGAGCAGATTGCAGATATACTACAACCTGCATAA